The proteins below are encoded in one region of Tsuneonella sp. CC-YZS046:
- a CDS encoding helix-turn-helix transcriptional regulator, translated as MRPVPNDRLIAIREVMERTSLSRSYIYALVKRQEMPAPIKLGLKCSRWSEQAIERWIVQQVG; from the coding sequence GTGCGCCCGGTTCCAAACGACAGGCTCATTGCGATCAGGGAAGTGATGGAGCGCACTTCGCTCTCCCGCTCGTACATCTATGCGCTGGTGAAGCGTCAGGAAATGCCCGCTCCAATCAAGCTCGGCCTCAAATGCTCGCGCTGGTCCGAACAGGCAATCGAACGCTGGATTGTCCAGCAGGTCGGCTAG
- a CDS encoding tyrosine-type recombinase/integrase codes for MSRLTDAQLRGAKAKEKAYKLSDGEQLYLHVSPAGGRHWRMNYQFGRNANGKPLQKTLTIGSYPAISLRDARDARDKAKQLLAKGREPRPCDLFGNGADAADTRKRFETVAGEWLVAQTPRWSQVHAADVKGSLENEVYPAFGSLAMADIEAPMVLRLLQGVANRGAIETAHRLRQRISAIFGYGLALGYVSADPAASLGRLLPPKPRAKSQPAITELGKLRQLLVDCEAERCRAPTKLALRFLALTAVRPGELHGARWEEFHELDGKEPLWRIPAARMKGDLDRKAEEGGDHLVPLAPQAVAILRVMEPLTGHLPLVFPSDRHSHRPMSENTLRALLIRAGYYQRHVPHGFRSAFSTIMNERVKLQGQIDDRAVIDLMLAHVPQNKVERAYNRAAYMPRRRELACEWAGLLLADMWPPEIHLGQPIRWATTGPGRPGD; via the coding sequence ATGTCGCGACTGACCGATGCACAGCTGCGAGGCGCAAAAGCAAAAGAGAAAGCCTACAAGCTCTCTGACGGGGAACAGCTCTATCTGCATGTGAGTCCCGCAGGCGGACGACATTGGCGCATGAACTACCAGTTCGGCCGCAATGCCAATGGCAAGCCGCTCCAGAAGACCCTGACGATCGGCAGCTATCCCGCCATCTCCCTGCGCGATGCCAGGGATGCCCGCGACAAGGCCAAGCAGCTGCTGGCCAAAGGCAGGGAGCCAAGGCCTTGCGATCTCTTCGGTAACGGTGCGGATGCGGCCGATACGCGCAAACGCTTCGAGACCGTCGCTGGAGAGTGGCTCGTTGCCCAGACCCCGCGCTGGTCGCAGGTCCATGCCGCGGATGTGAAGGGCAGTCTTGAAAACGAGGTCTATCCTGCCTTCGGCTCGCTTGCGATGGCCGACATCGAGGCGCCCATGGTGCTGCGGCTGCTGCAGGGGGTGGCAAACCGCGGTGCCATCGAGACAGCACATCGGCTGCGTCAGAGGATCAGTGCCATATTCGGCTATGGCCTGGCCTTGGGATATGTATCGGCTGATCCTGCAGCCAGCCTCGGCAGGCTGCTGCCGCCCAAGCCAAGAGCAAAATCGCAACCTGCGATCACCGAGCTTGGCAAGCTGCGCCAGCTGCTGGTGGATTGCGAGGCCGAGCGGTGCCGTGCCCCTACCAAGCTGGCATTGCGTTTTCTTGCACTAACAGCGGTCAGACCCGGCGAACTGCATGGCGCGCGCTGGGAAGAGTTCCATGAGCTTGATGGCAAGGAGCCGCTCTGGCGCATTCCGGCAGCGCGCATGAAAGGCGATCTGGACCGCAAGGCTGAAGAAGGGGGCGATCATCTGGTTCCCCTCGCCCCTCAGGCAGTTGCGATCCTGCGGGTGATGGAACCCCTCACCGGGCATCTGCCGCTGGTGTTTCCCTCTGATCGACACAGCCACCGGCCGATGAGCGAGAACACGCTGCGGGCGCTTCTGATCCGGGCCGGCTATTATCAGCGCCATGTTCCGCATGGGTTCCGCTCAGCCTTCTCGACCATCATGAATGAGCGGGTAAAGCTACAGGGGCAGATCGATGACCGGGCGGTCATCGATCTCATGCTGGCGCATGTTCCGCAGAACAAGGTGGAGCGGGCTTACAACCGTGCTGCCTATATGCCGCGTCGGCGGGAGCTTGCCTGTGAATGGGCAGGCCTGCTGTTGGCCGATATGTGGCCACCCGAGATCCATCTGGGACAGCCGATCCGTTGGGCGACTACCGGTCCCGGCCGGCCTGGCGACTAG
- a CDS encoding DUF1905 domain-containing protein: MHEILHVASPLWRWNGPHNGTWFFVTMRGAEAEAIAAHALMRRLETGRARGFGSVKVTARIGASSWRTSVFPAREGEWWLPVKAAIRRAEDIAEGDMVQFSLELE, encoded by the coding sequence ATGCACGAAATCCTACACGTCGCCTCTCCGCTCTGGCGCTGGAACGGGCCGCACAATGGCACATGGTTCTTCGTCACCATGCGCGGCGCGGAAGCGGAGGCGATCGCCGCCCACGCCCTGATGCGGCGGCTTGAAACCGGCCGGGCGCGGGGATTCGGCTCCGTGAAGGTGACGGCCCGGATCGGCGCAAGCAGCTGGCGGACCTCCGTTTTCCCGGCCCGCGAAGGCGAATGGTGGCTGCCGGTCAAGGCCGCGATCCGCCGCGCCGAGGACATTGCCGAGGGGGACATGGTCCAGTTTTCGCTGGAACTGGAGTAG
- a CDS encoding bifunctional (p)ppGpp synthetase/guanosine-3',5'-bis(diphosphate) 3'-pyrophosphohydrolase produces MLRQYELVERVKGYDPEADEALLNRAYVYSVQKHGTQKRASGDPYFSHPIEVAGLMTDLKLDQQTIVTALLHDTVEDTLATIEDIEKNFGNEVARLVDGVTKLSKIETLTENERAAENLRKFFLAMSEDLRVLLVKLADRLHNMRTLHFIRSEDKRRRIARETMDIYAPLAERVGMYEYMREMQLLAFEQLEPEAYATITGRLAQIRSQEGGQVDAIALAIKQALAEAGLKVEVSGREKHPYSIWRKMAERHVSFEQITDIMAFRVITNNDEDCYRALGVLHTTWQMIPGRFKDYISTPKSNGYRSLHTALIYENSMRMEVQIRTREMHRLNEFGLAAHWAYKQGGTKPDGEVGWLRDLIEIVDASHDAEELLEHTKLAIYQDRIFAFTPKGALFQLPKGATPVDFAFAVHTDLGAKAVGAKINGRHMPLRTPLNNGDVVEIIKSDNSGPQLSWLGFVVTGKARAAIRRAVRQKERSEVAAIGRKLFEEICERLPSKIGKKAIDAAVERLKLEREEDLMVAIGSAKLDDREVMEALVPGSTSALPDPDSWPRQERAISIKGLTAGMAFQLAECCHPVPGDRIVGLRRPGKGVEVHAIDCLTLANGVDADWLDLSWGERSQGAVGRLRAVLYHRPGTLAEMATIFAQNHANVVNLVLAQHDDPFHTYDVDLEVKDLVHLTRILSALRASDAVAEADRI; encoded by the coding sequence ATGCTACGCCAGTATGAACTTGTTGAACGGGTCAAGGGTTACGACCCTGAAGCGGATGAGGCACTGCTCAACCGCGCCTATGTCTATTCCGTGCAGAAGCACGGCACCCAGAAGCGCGCCAGCGGCGATCCCTACTTCAGCCATCCGATAGAAGTGGCCGGTCTGATGACCGACCTGAAGCTGGACCAGCAGACGATCGTCACCGCCCTGCTTCACGATACGGTCGAAGATACGCTCGCAACCATAGAAGATATCGAGAAGAATTTCGGCAATGAGGTCGCCCGCCTGGTCGACGGAGTGACCAAGCTTTCGAAGATCGAGACTCTGACCGAGAATGAGCGGGCGGCGGAAAACCTGCGCAAGTTCTTTCTGGCGATGAGCGAGGATCTGCGTGTCCTGCTGGTCAAGCTGGCGGACCGCCTGCACAACATGCGCACGCTGCATTTCATCCGCAGCGAAGACAAGCGCCGCAGGATCGCCCGCGAAACGATGGACATCTACGCCCCGCTGGCGGAGCGCGTGGGCATGTATGAATATATGCGGGAAATGCAGCTTCTCGCCTTCGAGCAGCTGGAGCCCGAAGCCTATGCCACCATCACCGGCCGCCTGGCCCAGATCCGCAGCCAGGAAGGCGGCCAGGTGGATGCGATCGCCCTGGCAATCAAGCAGGCACTGGCCGAGGCTGGCCTCAAGGTCGAAGTGTCGGGGCGCGAGAAGCATCCCTATTCGATCTGGCGCAAGATGGCCGAACGCCATGTCAGTTTCGAGCAGATCACCGATATCATGGCCTTCCGCGTCATCACCAACAATGACGAGGATTGCTACCGCGCGCTGGGGGTGCTGCATACCACCTGGCAGATGATCCCCGGCCGTTTCAAGGACTACATCTCCACCCCCAAGAGCAATGGCTATCGCTCGCTCCACACCGCGTTGATCTACGAGAACTCGATGCGGATGGAGGTGCAGATCCGCACGCGCGAAATGCACAGGCTCAATGAATTCGGCCTCGCGGCGCACTGGGCCTACAAGCAGGGCGGCACCAAGCCGGATGGCGAGGTCGGCTGGCTGCGCGACCTCATCGAGATCGTCGATGCCAGCCATGACGCCGAAGAACTGCTCGAGCACACCAAGCTGGCGATCTATCAGGATCGGATCTTCGCCTTCACCCCCAAAGGCGCGCTGTTCCAGCTGCCCAAGGGGGCGACCCCGGTCGATTTCGCCTTCGCGGTGCATACCGATCTCGGCGCCAAGGCGGTCGGGGCGAAGATCAACGGCCGGCACATGCCGCTGCGCACGCCGCTCAACAATGGCGATGTGGTCGAGATCATCAAGAGCGACAATTCCGGGCCTCAGCTGTCCTGGCTTGGCTTCGTCGTGACCGGCAAGGCGCGCGCCGCGATCCGCCGCGCCGTGCGCCAGAAGGAACGGTCGGAAGTCGCGGCGATCGGCCGCAAGCTGTTCGAGGAGATTTGCGAGCGTCTGCCGAGCAAGATCGGCAAGAAAGCCATCGACGCCGCGGTCGAGCGGCTGAAGCTGGAGCGCGAGGAAGACCTGATGGTCGCCATCGGCAGCGCGAAGCTCGACGATCGCGAGGTGATGGAAGCCCTGGTGCCGGGCAGCACGTCCGCATTGCCGGACCCCGATTCATGGCCGCGGCAGGAACGCGCGATCTCGATCAAGGGGCTGACGGCAGGCATGGCCTTCCAGCTTGCGGAATGCTGCCATCCCGTGCCTGGCGACCGGATCGTGGGCCTGCGCCGCCCCGGCAAGGGGGTGGAAGTCCACGCGATCGACTGCCTGACCCTGGCCAACGGGGTGGATGCCGACTGGCTCGACCTGTCGTGGGGCGAACGCTCGCAAGGCGCGGTGGGCCGGCTGCGCGCCGTGCTCTACCATCGGCCGGGCACGCTGGCGGAAATGGCCACGATATTCGCCCAGAACCACGCCAATGTGGTCAATCTCGTGCTCGCCCAGCATGACGATCCGTTCCACACTTACGATGTCGATCTGGAAGTGAAGGACCTCGTCCACCTGACTCGAATCCTCAGCGCATTGCGGGCGAGCGACGCCGTGGCCGAAGCGGACCGGATCTAG
- a CDS encoding SDR family NAD(P)-dependent oxidoreductase: MGLMDFDGRVAIVTGAGRGMGRSHALMLASRGARIVVNDIPGQDGVDPAEDVVSEIRANGGTAVADSHSVVGQGNAIVQTAIDAFGQLDILVCNAGVMSSTSLAEADPADWRMVFDIHFQGTVDVCRAAWPHLVASGTGRIVTTSSSGMLGNGGLTSYGSAKGAIFSFTRSLAIEGQSFGITANCILPSAWTRITGTIDDPAIAATLQKHFQPEHVSALVAWLCHQDTGVSNEAFQVSGGRAGRLVMAAYPTVRMAGSTPEMWAENQASLLADGPLSPLRSTAEMFGQELADADPEIRHAMNSATGGLGLKPTTGKEG; encoded by the coding sequence ATGGGGTTGATGGATTTTGATGGCCGGGTCGCGATCGTCACCGGCGCGGGCCGTGGAATGGGACGCAGCCATGCGCTGATGCTGGCCTCGCGCGGGGCAAGGATCGTGGTCAACGACATTCCGGGCCAGGACGGCGTCGATCCGGCGGAGGATGTGGTGTCGGAAATCCGCGCCAATGGAGGCACCGCTGTTGCCGACAGCCACAGTGTAGTCGGCCAAGGCAATGCCATTGTCCAAACGGCCATCGACGCTTTCGGCCAACTCGACATACTGGTCTGCAACGCCGGCGTCATGAGCAGCACCAGCCTGGCGGAGGCCGATCCGGCGGACTGGCGCATGGTGTTCGACATCCATTTCCAGGGCACGGTCGACGTTTGCCGGGCGGCGTGGCCGCACCTAGTTGCCTCGGGCACCGGGCGGATCGTCACGACATCGTCCAGCGGCATGCTAGGGAACGGCGGGCTGACCAGCTATGGCTCGGCCAAGGGAGCCATCTTCAGCTTCACGCGAAGCCTGGCGATCGAAGGGCAGTCGTTCGGGATCACCGCCAATTGCATCCTACCTTCCGCATGGACGCGCATCACCGGAACGATCGACGATCCCGCTATTGCCGCGACCCTGCAGAAGCATTTTCAGCCGGAGCATGTTTCCGCACTGGTCGCATGGCTTTGCCATCAGGACACCGGGGTCTCGAACGAAGCATTCCAGGTCAGCGGTGGCCGTGCCGGACGGCTGGTCATGGCCGCCTATCCGACCGTGCGCATGGCTGGCAGCACGCCCGAGATGTGGGCGGAAAACCAAGCCTCCCTGCTGGCTGACGGCCCGCTCTCCCCCTTGCGCTCCACCGCCGAAATGTTCGGCCAGGAGCTGGCCGATGCGGACCCCGAGATCCGCCATGCGATGAACAGCGCAACCGGCGGGCTGGGCCTCAAGCCAACCACCGGCAAGGAAGGTTGA
- a CDS encoding nuclear transport factor 2 family protein produces the protein MPASVEERLRLIEDKLELYDLMHDYQRLADERRYKDWAECWTDDAVFENSFGSLHGKQQIYEACDGQMAVFQDQEHVIGNTRFRISGDEATGTGIVIFIGLPKVEQPGDYVMTGGHYDWRFRRTDKGWKLSYSFLRFLWSHNDRDGMFTKPT, from the coding sequence ATGCCTGCGAGTGTCGAGGAAAGATTGCGCCTGATCGAGGACAAGCTGGAACTGTATGACCTGATGCATGACTATCAAAGGCTTGCCGATGAAAGGCGATACAAGGACTGGGCCGAATGCTGGACCGACGATGCGGTCTTCGAGAACTCCTTCGGCTCGCTCCACGGCAAGCAGCAGATTTACGAAGCCTGCGATGGCCAGATGGCGGTATTCCAGGATCAGGAGCATGTGATCGGCAACACGCGCTTTCGCATATCCGGCGATGAGGCGACCGGAACCGGCATCGTGATCTTCATCGGCCTTCCCAAGGTCGAACAGCCCGGCGACTATGTCATGACCGGCGGACATTACGACTGGCGCTTCCGGCGCACCGATAAAGGCTGGAAACTGAGCTATTCCTTCTTGCGTTTTTTGTGGAGCCACAACGACCGCGATGGAATGTTCACAAAGCCGACTTGA
- a CDS encoding PQQ-binding-like beta-propeller repeat protein: MVCLFAGIGLLGLAASAGSAVQPRTNEDGTAIAGKDEGTPDQQFAMPVEGDTDWPSYNRQLDGNRFSELAEIDTENAGKLTEVCRVRMGGAGPFNSGPVLVNGGLYYTTSRGTVAVNPQNCDVIWKSLYSPEEEEVFVHNRGVAYTDGMVIRGTGDARMVAYDARTGRELWREKIGNPEIGEYVSAAPIAWDGKVYIGLAGGDWGIPGRMLALDSKTGKTVWTFNLIPHPGEYGNDTWPGETWKKGGGGTWSSYTLDPEKGELFIPVANPAPDLNPWVRKGDNLYTNSVLVLDAKTGKRLWHYQTRPNDNHDYGVTPPALLIRNGKGRPVVIQGSKDGYVYAIDRNSHKLLYRTPVTTILNHDADPTAEGLKACPGMTGGVEYNGPAYDPARRIATFGAVDWCSILFFEDPPKYEAGQIYMGGSFKQDGLGSGWITALNVDSGTVKWKHHAPAPVVAGLTSTAGGVTFAGDLAGTLFVFQTEDGKLLHSIETGGAIAGGIITYRSGGRQYLAVPSGNISRSTWPQAAPGTPSVIIYALGDDAAAATTDSQQKNVAASADNATRKADAARGHATYAATCAGCHGAQGEGLVGPALKNMGSKYSEEAMIAFLLKPTAPMPPVYPGLLNKQELVDVAAYTRTIK; this comes from the coding sequence ATGGTGTGCCTTTTCGCGGGCATCGGATTGTTGGGACTGGCCGCATCGGCCGGCAGCGCGGTCCAGCCCCGCACCAATGAAGATGGCACGGCCATCGCCGGCAAGGACGAGGGCACTCCGGACCAGCAATTCGCGATGCCGGTTGAAGGCGATACGGACTGGCCGAGCTACAACCGGCAGCTGGATGGCAATCGCTTCAGCGAGCTTGCCGAGATCGACACCGAAAACGCCGGCAAGCTGACAGAAGTCTGCCGCGTGCGCATGGGCGGCGCCGGACCCTTCAATTCCGGTCCGGTGCTGGTCAACGGCGGCCTCTACTACACCACCAGCCGGGGCACGGTCGCGGTCAATCCCCAGAACTGCGACGTGATCTGGAAGTCGCTCTACAGCCCCGAGGAAGAGGAAGTCTTCGTCCATAATCGCGGAGTGGCCTATACGGACGGCATGGTCATCCGCGGCACCGGCGACGCGCGGATGGTGGCCTACGACGCCAGGACCGGGCGGGAACTCTGGCGGGAGAAGATCGGCAACCCGGAGATCGGCGAATATGTATCCGCCGCACCGATTGCATGGGATGGCAAGGTCTATATCGGCCTGGCCGGCGGCGACTGGGGGATACCGGGCCGAATGCTGGCGCTCGACAGCAAGACGGGCAAGACAGTCTGGACCTTCAATCTCATTCCCCATCCAGGCGAGTATGGCAACGACACCTGGCCGGGTGAAACCTGGAAGAAGGGCGGCGGCGGCACGTGGTCGTCCTACACCCTCGACCCGGAGAAAGGGGAACTGTTCATCCCGGTCGCCAATCCGGCCCCCGATCTCAATCCCTGGGTCCGCAAGGGCGACAATCTCTATACCAATTCGGTCCTCGTGCTGGACGCGAAGACCGGCAAGAGGTTGTGGCATTACCAGACCCGCCCGAACGACAATCACGACTATGGCGTCACGCCCCCCGCCTTGCTGATCAGGAACGGAAAAGGCCGCCCGGTGGTGATCCAGGGATCGAAGGACGGCTATGTCTATGCGATCGACCGCAACAGCCACAAATTGCTCTACCGAACCCCGGTCACCACGATCCTCAATCACGATGCCGATCCGACCGCGGAAGGGCTGAAAGCCTGCCCCGGCATGACCGGCGGCGTCGAATACAATGGTCCCGCCTATGATCCCGCACGCAGGATCGCCACCTTCGGCGCTGTGGACTGGTGCTCCATCCTGTTCTTCGAAGATCCGCCCAAATATGAAGCAGGCCAGATCTACATGGGCGGCTCGTTCAAGCAGGACGGCCTGGGTTCAGGCTGGATCACCGCGCTCAACGTGGATTCCGGCACCGTAAAATGGAAGCATCACGCGCCCGCGCCAGTGGTGGCAGGCCTGACCTCGACCGCGGGCGGCGTCACCTTCGCGGGCGACCTGGCCGGCACCCTGTTCGTCTTCCAGACCGAGGATGGCAAGCTGCTCCATTCCATCGAGACGGGCGGCGCCATCGCCGGCGGAATCATCACCTATCGTTCGGGAGGCCGGCAATATCTGGCTGTTCCATCCGGCAATATCTCGCGCTCGACCTGGCCGCAGGCCGCGCCGGGGACGCCATCGGTGATTATCTATGCCCTCGGCGACGATGCGGCCGCCGCCACAACCGATAGCCAGCAGAAGAACGTGGCCGCTTCGGCGGATAATGCCACCCGGAAAGCGGACGCGGCACGCGGACACGCCACCTATGCGGCAACCTGCGCGGGTTGCCATGGCGCGCAGGGAGAAGGTCTGGTCGGCCCTGCCCTCAAGAACATGGGAAGCAAATATAGCGAGGAAGCCATGATCGCCTTCCTTCTGAAGCCCACGGCTCCGATGCCGCCTGTCTATCCCGGCCTGCTCAACAAGCAGGAACTCGTCGATGTCGCGGCCTATACCCGCACCATAAAGTAG
- a CDS encoding VOC family protein yields MAVKGALSFTLEVPDLAAGVQFYTDAGLEAWVTDNVAHFRCEGASRPCISLIGGKERKRLHHISLRADGLDEIGARVEGSGGTIVVPASGAQAGGLWVRDPHGMLIHLVDVPDDPPREPSQPFEINAPGRLVRRGRSAMQPGSAYQPVRPTRLGHVLVFTPDVMRSVAFMTEVLGMGLADQAQDVIAFCCAKRNSDHHVVAFAKSPGIGFHHGSFEVHGPDEVGRGGRALMEKSARGEWGFGRHTIGSNFFHYIQDPWGSWFEYYSDMDYIEDYALWQPTNYGMEDSLANWGPAVPEDFVTNYECPA; encoded by the coding sequence ATGGCAGTAAAAGGCGCTCTTTCCTTTACGCTGGAGGTTCCGGATCTCGCGGCCGGCGTGCAATTCTACACCGATGCCGGCCTGGAAGCCTGGGTCACAGACAACGTCGCGCATTTCCGGTGCGAAGGGGCGAGCCGCCCGTGCATCAGCCTGATCGGCGGCAAGGAACGCAAGCGGCTGCACCACATTTCCCTTCGCGCCGACGGACTGGATGAAATAGGAGCGCGGGTCGAAGGTTCGGGAGGAACGATAGTCGTCCCGGCCAGCGGCGCTCAGGCAGGCGGCCTGTGGGTTCGGGACCCCCATGGAATGCTGATCCACCTCGTCGACGTTCCCGACGATCCTCCGCGCGAACCTTCGCAGCCATTCGAGATAAACGCGCCGGGCCGCCTCGTCCGCCGGGGCAGGTCCGCCATGCAGCCGGGCAGCGCATATCAACCGGTCAGGCCGACGAGGCTAGGGCATGTGCTGGTATTCACACCGGACGTGATGCGCAGCGTCGCATTCATGACCGAGGTTCTGGGAATGGGCCTGGCCGATCAGGCGCAGGATGTGATCGCATTCTGCTGCGCGAAGCGGAACAGCGATCATCATGTGGTCGCCTTCGCGAAATCTCCCGGCATCGGCTTTCATCACGGCAGCTTCGAAGTGCATGGACCCGACGAGGTGGGACGCGGCGGACGAGCATTGATGGAAAAATCCGCGCGGGGCGAATGGGGCTTCGGACGGCACACCATCGGTTCGAATTTCTTCCATTACATACAGGACCCCTGGGGCTCCTGGTTCGAATATTACTCGGACATGGATTACATCGAGGACTACGCGCTGTGGCAGCCGACCAATTACGGGATGGAGGACAGCCTGGCCAATTGGGGGCCTGCGGTGCCGGAGGATTTCGTCACCAATTACGAATGCCCGGCGTGA
- a CDS encoding bifunctional 3-(3-hydroxy-phenyl)propionate/3-hydroxycinnamic acid hydroxylase, whose protein sequence is MKHERTFDVIQVGYGPVSEALAIMLGRQGRSVAVCERWTERYPLPRAVCIDHELFRVLAANGLGPVLPSVTHPGPLYQWFSPQWEELLVIDWSAPSISGGPEVNFVHQPTLEEAMHQAVREQAGVELFLGWEVTGVRQDAGMAHVDMIHAATGETRTLSARFVIGCDGANSIVRHTIGDDREDRGFEADWLVIDVLLKEGATIEKLGIPAAGQYCNPARPTTIVPAGVRDGRIFRRWEFMRLPGERVEDLENEQTVWSLLEPWAGPEDVELVRHKVYNFRSLLARQWQDFRLMIAGDAAHVMPPFMGQGMCSGMRDAWNLTWKLGMILDGKASLRLLQSYQEERLPHVSQITDISIYLGKIICVPDPAEAAERDRAFLTGQAPPPPPFPHLVAGLLHRPESGEDKAAGLLSPHVDVEIGGRTLRLDEIISPGRNFTIIARHEDPAALLDAPTRKGLEWIGVDYVALGSAVKDCDGRLEQFLTDLGVTAIIVRPDFYVYGSAQSASDLQSLASDLLRDLAAHGVAVADIEGGCAAPPLLEQAHPAETMTWQ, encoded by the coding sequence ATGAAGCACGAACGAACGTTCGATGTGATTCAGGTCGGCTACGGACCCGTGAGCGAGGCGCTGGCGATCATGCTGGGCCGGCAAGGCCGCTCTGTCGCCGTCTGCGAGCGCTGGACCGAACGCTATCCGCTCCCGCGCGCGGTGTGCATCGATCATGAGCTGTTTCGCGTCCTGGCCGCCAACGGCCTCGGGCCGGTCCTGCCGTCGGTCACGCACCCCGGGCCGCTCTATCAATGGTTCAGCCCGCAATGGGAGGAATTGCTCGTCATAGACTGGTCCGCGCCATCCATATCGGGCGGACCGGAGGTGAATTTCGTTCACCAGCCGACGCTGGAGGAAGCGATGCACCAGGCTGTGCGCGAGCAAGCCGGTGTGGAGCTTTTTCTCGGCTGGGAAGTGACCGGCGTTCGGCAGGATGCCGGGATGGCGCATGTCGATATGATCCATGCCGCCACGGGCGAGACCCGGACATTGTCGGCGCGTTTCGTGATCGGCTGCGACGGAGCCAATTCGATCGTCCGCCACACGATAGGCGATGATCGCGAGGACCGCGGCTTCGAAGCCGATTGGCTGGTGATCGACGTGCTCCTGAAAGAAGGCGCCACGATCGAGAAGCTGGGTATTCCGGCCGCCGGCCAATATTGCAATCCGGCCCGGCCCACCACGATCGTCCCCGCCGGCGTGCGCGATGGGCGCATATTCAGGCGCTGGGAATTTATGCGCCTGCCCGGCGAAAGGGTGGAAGACCTGGAGAACGAGCAGACGGTCTGGTCCTTGCTGGAGCCCTGGGCCGGCCCGGAAGATGTGGAGCTGGTAAGGCACAAGGTCTATAATTTCCGCTCGCTTCTCGCCCGCCAATGGCAGGATTTCCGTCTGATGATCGCGGGGGATGCCGCCCATGTGATGCCTCCCTTCATGGGTCAGGGCATGTGCTCGGGAATGCGGGACGCCTGGAACCTGACCTGGAAGCTGGGAATGATCCTGGACGGCAAGGCCAGCCTGCGCCTCCTCCAGAGCTATCAGGAAGAACGCTTGCCCCATGTCAGCCAGATCACCGATATCTCGATCTATCTGGGCAAGATCATCTGCGTGCCGGACCCGGCCGAGGCGGCGGAGCGCGACCGGGCCTTCCTCACCGGCCAGGCGCCCCCGCCACCGCCCTTCCCGCATCTCGTCGCAGGCCTGCTCCATCGCCCCGAGTCCGGCGAGGATAAGGCGGCGGGGCTGCTTTCGCCGCATGTCGATGTGGAGATCGGGGGACGGACGCTCCGGCTGGACGAGATCATCAGCCCCGGGCGCAATTTCACAATCATCGCCCGGCATGAGGACCCTGCCGCCCTGCTCGATGCCCCGACCCGCAAGGGGCTGGAATGGATCGGCGTGGATTACGTCGCGCTGGGTTCTGCAGTGAAGGACTGTGATGGAAGGCTGGAGCAGTTTCTCACAGATCTTGGAGTGACCGCGATTATCGTGCGCCCCGATTTCTACGTTTACGGCAGCGCGCAATCCGCAAGCGATCTGCAATCCCTTGCTTCCGATCTCCTGCGCGATCTCGCGGCCCACGGTGTCGCAGTCGCGGATATCGAAGGCGGCTGCGCGGCCCCTCCCCTATTGGAGCAAGCACACCCGGCAGAGACGATGACATGGCAGTAA
- a CDS encoding TetR/AcrR family transcriptional regulator, with amino-acid sequence MILCDWIGRLGGEVKFGENTVLDARRGTISADPETIPTASQSESEDHRVRVARERRERMRRRLLESVMAVCSGESARAPAVIDDVVQHADVSRGTFYKYFNSLDQAISELGSQLADEMTAGIAEIYDVLTDPMMRTATGFQLFLIRAHMDPHWGAFIARIGLLREEDLFTSKIRQDIALGIETGDYSVDDIVCASDMLMGAKAEAILRLISREKSFDYIQSMARFVLCAFGASKVKAAKVVERAFTRIVEQGPSSLPWWQG; translated from the coding sequence ATGATATTATGTGATTGGATCGGGCGGCTTGGCGGCGAGGTGAAATTCGGTGAGAATACGGTTCTCGATGCACGGAGAGGAACGATTTCGGCGGACCCAGAGACTATCCCGACGGCAAGCCAGTCCGAAAGCGAAGATCATCGCGTTCGCGTTGCCAGGGAGCGACGCGAACGGATGCGCCGCCGCCTGCTCGAATCGGTCATGGCCGTCTGCTCGGGGGAGTCCGCGCGCGCTCCGGCGGTTATCGACGACGTCGTGCAACATGCCGATGTCTCGCGGGGCACATTCTACAAATATTTCAATTCCCTCGATCAGGCCATCAGCGAACTGGGATCGCAGCTCGCGGATGAGATGACGGCGGGGATCGCCGAAATCTACGATGTGCTGACCGATCCGATGATGCGCACCGCCACCGGCTTCCAGCTCTTCCTCATTCGCGCCCACATGGACCCGCATTGGGGCGCGTTCATCGCGCGCATCGGCCTGCTTCGCGAAGAGGATCTCTTCACCAGCAAGATCCGCCAGGACATCGCGCTGGGCATCGAAACCGGCGATTATTCGGTGGACGACATCGTCTGCGCCAGCGACATGCTGATGGGCGCCAAGGCGGAGGCCATTCTGCGGCTGATCAGCAGGGAGAAGTCCTTCGACTATATCCAGTCGATGGCACGATTTGTCCTCTGCGCGTTCGGGGCAAGCAAGGTCAAGGCGGCGAAAGTGGTCGAACGGGCCTTTACCCGCATCGTGGAGCAGGGGCCGTCCAGCCTGCCCTGGTGGCAAGGCTGA